In Candidatus Palauibacter australiensis, the DNA window GAAGCCGCCAAGATAGCCGACCTTCCCCGGCGACGCATATAGTAGACGCATATAGTACGGAAAGGGGAGGAACGCGTGGTCCTGAACCTCGGTTCGACATGAGATGGCGCAGCGTCTTCACGCTGGCGAAGGTCGTCGCCTGTATCCTTGCGACCGTCGCCGTCATCGCGGCGCTCGCCTGGTCGCAGGCCCAGCCCTCCACCTCGACCGTGGTTGACGAGACGACGGGCGTCGGCACGGCATCGTCCGCACCTGCGGGCAGATCCGCCTGGGCTCCGGAGGATTGGGCGATCTTCGAGGAGAAAGTGCGCTTGGCCGCGGAGCGCGGGCTCGCGGAGATGGACCTGGGCGACGCCATCGTGCAGCTGGCCGAGACCTTCGTCGGGACGACGTACGAGCCCGGCACGCTCGAGGTCTCCGGACCCGAGCGCCTCGTCATCAACTTCCGCGAACTCGACTGCGTGACCCTCGTCGAGACCGTCCTCGCCCTGACGCGGTTCGTCCGGGAGCAGGGCGTCGAGGCCCTTGCGGACCCCCCCGGCGCGCAGGCCGGCTACGAAGCCCATCTGACGGCGCTCCGATACCGCGGGGGCCGGCTCGACGGATACCCGAGCCGTCTCCACTACTTCTCGGAGTGGCTCGCGGACAACGAAGCCCGGGGGATCGTGCGCATCACGACCGGGGAACTGGATCCCGCCCTCGATCCGGAGCCGGTGAACTTCATGTCCCGGCACCCGGAAGCGTATCGGCAACTCGCCGAGCCCGGCGTGCTCCGGGACATCGCGGCCACGGAGGCGCGGCTCGACGAAGGACCCGGCCGGGAATACGTGCCGCAGGACCGGATCGCGCGGGTGGCGGGCCGGATCCGCAACGGCGACGTGATCGCGGCTACGTCGACCGTCGAGGGGCTGGACGTCGCCCACACCGGATTCGCCGTGTGGCGCGACGGGGCGCTTCACCTCCTCCACGCCCCCCTGGTCGGCAGGTCCGTGGAAATCTCGGAACGTCCGCTCGCGGAGCGGATCCTCTCCATCGACTCGCAGGACGGGATCATGGTCGCGCGCCCCGCCGAACCCCCGCGCGAGTAGCCCGCGCGGCCCCGCCGTCATGGCCGGGGCCGCGCTCTTGCTAGTTGATCGTGTAGGTCATCCCGGCCTTGATGCGCCGTCCCTTCGGGTCGTGCGTGAGGCCGTCGTACGATCCCTCCTGATTGACGAGCGGCGGTGCCGAATCGAACAGGTTGAAGCCCGTCACGAAGGCATCGATGCTGTCCGTCAGCCTCATCATCAGCGTCGCATCGAAGGTGCCGAAGGCGTCGACGACGCGGTGCGCGTACGTCGGATCCCCCGCGTTGAGGTCGTCCTCGTAGGAGGAGATGTAGTTGATGTTCGCGATGGCCGAGTACCGCTCGCGATGGTATCCGACCGATGCCGACCACTTCCACTGCGGCAGCGGCCAGGCGAGCGGATTGAAGCGGTTGAGCTTGCCGGCGCCCTCCGTCGCGCCCACCAGTTCCACATTGTTGAGCTGGAGCGCCTTGATGTCGTAGGTGCGCGTGTAGGTGCCGTCGATGCCGACGGAAAGCTCGCCGTTGCCGAGCGTGCGGCGGGTGTACAGGCTCCAGTCGAAGCCCGAGGTCTGCATGCCCGGCCAGTTGATCAGGTCGATGCGGATGCGCTCGATGAGGGCCGAGTCGCATGTCCCCGTGTTCCACCCGTCCGGGCACTTGACGAACTCCTGCACGGCGGCCCGGCTCGCCCCGCCCTCGTGATAGAGGCGCGTGATGCTCGAGTGGGGAATCACGTTGATCACGTCCCTGAAGTCGTACGTCCAGTAGTCGAACGTCGCCTGCAGGCGGCTCGGGAAGTGGAAGAAGATGAGCCCGGCGTTACCGGTCAGGGCCCGTTCCGGCGCAAGGTCGGTGTTTCCGAACGTGTCCACCGCCTTGTAGACGTCGACTTCCTGCACGTACTCGAGCGCCGTGATCTGATCCGTGTTCACGTCGTCCACCGACGGCACGCGGAAGGTGGACTGAAGCGACCCACGCAGGGACAGTTGGTGGTCGGCCGATTCGCTCAGTTTCAGCCGAAGCGACAGCTTCGGGTCGAAGCTGCTCGCGACATCGTGGAATTCGTAGTTCGCGGCCACCTGCACATCGAGCCGGTCCCCGAAGCTGAGCGGGATCTCGCCGTAGATGCGGTGCACGGTCTGCCCGTCTTCATAGGGGAAAAACCCGGTCGTGAAGGTGAACGGCCCCGCCTGCTCGAGGCAGGTCCGGTCCCCGGGCACCTGGCAGGGGTTGATCGCCTGGTTGCCGGGATCGTTCGGGCTCCCCGTCACGTCGAAACGGCGGAACTGGTATCCGAGCGCGTAACCGAGCGCCTCCGTGAACTGACCCGTGAACGTGGCCTCCGCGACGAACAGGTCGGCGGTGTTGAAGAGATCGACTTCCTCGTTGATCCAGTCGATGAGTTCGGCGGAGTTGGCCCCGCCGGCCACGTAGCCCGGGTTGTCGGTGCCGGTGTAACGCGTCCCCGGCTGCTCGGCGCGCTGGATCGCGTTACTGAACGGGTTGTAGAACATGCAGTCGCCCTGCCCGGCCACGGCGCCGCCCGTGGGGCCGAGCGACATGCCGGAGGGCGATGTCGGGTCCACGACGACGTCGACGCCGCAGTTCGGGCCCCCGAAACCTCGGAAGGCGAGGTGTTTTCGGTAGGCGTACTCGGCGGGCTGGTTCACGTTGCCCGTCGCCCGCGAGTAGCTGACCGAGATGTCGAGATGGCCGTCGGTCGCCTCGAAGTACCGGTCCAGCGAGGCCGCGATCCTCTGGGTGCGGGACGATCGGTGCAGCGTGCGTCCGGGGCCGCTGTTCCCCACCAGTCGGCCGTAGAAGTACCAGTCGTTTTCAAGGCAGTCGGCGGCCGAAGCGAATCCGGCGTGGGCCGCATTGGCGGCGCAGAACGCCTGGCGGCCCGGGTTCGCCGACGGCACGATCTGGTTACCGTCGTACAGCGAAATCGGAGGGAACGAGGGCGTCGTGCGCCAGTTGGGGATCGTGGCCTCGGCCCACAGGCCCTCGAGATGAAGCGTTGTGCCCGTGCCCAGTTCGGTATTGAGTTCGCCGAAGGCCCGCACGTGGGTCTGGGCATCGACCAGGTTGTCGTACGGCTGGTAGCGGAAGCGGCAGGTGACGCCTTCGTCCACGCCGCCGAAGTTCTCGCACTCCGGGTCGACGAACAGGCTCGGGTTGGCGCCGAACTGCGAATTGATGAGCGTGCTCACGAACTCGCCGGGAGTCTCGTTCCCGGTCAAGCTCGGCATGAGGAAGGCGCCCGGGTTCCCGTAGTAGGACCAGCCGCCCCCGCCGGGTCCCGGGTAGGGCCGCAGCCCCCAGTCACGCTCCTGCGGCATGAGTTCCCGCCGCGCCGCCCACTCGGCGGAGAGGACCACGTTGGTGGATCCGCCCAGATTGCCACCCCAGATCGCGGCTGCGTTCGAGTCTCCGGCCCCGCTGAAGTAATCGTGCGCCGCGGTGACCTCGAACCCTTCGAAGTCCCGCCGCGTGACGAAGTTCGCCACGCCGGCCACCGCGTCGGAGCCGTAGATCGCGGAGGCTCCCTCCTTCAGCACTTCGATGCGGTCCAGCGCGATTGACGGGAAGGCGTTCACATCCACGAACCGCCCGCCAGGCAGCCGCGACGGTGTGTACACCTGCCTCCGTCCGTTCAGCAGCACCAGCGTTCGCGAAGCCCCGAGGCCCCGCAGGTTGACGCTGGCCACGCTCTCGGGAATGAGCGCCCCGCTGCGGTTATACCAGCTGTTGCGTTCCCCGAGGGAACCGTGGTTCGCCCCGAGCCGCTTGAAGAAATCGACCACCAGCGGCGAGCCCTCTTCCTGCAGCGTTTCGCGGCTCGTGACATCGACCGCATACGGAAGGTTGATGGGGGGCGCCTCGAAGTTCGTGCCCGTCACCACCGCCGTCAGTTCCGCGAGCGTTACGGTCCGCAGGGAGACGAGTTCCACGTCGACCACGATCCGTTCACCCGCCGTCACCTCGACGCCCGTCCGCGTCTCGATCGTGAAACCGGGATAGACGAACCGCAGCGAATAGCTCCCCGCCGGGAGTCCCGTCACGGCGTAGACCCCCTCCTCGGAGCTGAGCGCCGTGCGCGTCTCGCCGCCGAGCGCCGGTCCGGTCGCCGTCACGCTCACGGTGGGCAGGGCGAGGCCGTTCTCGTCGGTAACGGTCCCGCCGATGGCTCCTTCCTGCGCGGCCGCGGCTGACGGCCACGCGATCGCGAGCGCCGCGACGGCGCTCGTTCCGAGTGTTCTGAACATGGACTTGCCCTTGGCTATTGGTTCGATCATCGGATCTCCGGGAAGCCGTCCGGGGGACGGCGGTGTCGTGTCGCCTGCTCGTATCCGTACGCGAGCCGAAAGAGACGCCCCTCGTCGTACGGGCGCGCGAGAATCTGAAGTCCCGCCGGGAGTCTATCGTACATGAACCCCATCGGGACCGTGATCGCCGGCATTCCGGTGGCGGGAGCCACGCGCTGGCTGTTGTCGCCGCAGTACTCCTCGTCCCCCCTGTCGATATGGGCGGGCACGCAGAGCCAGGAGGGATAAACTACCGCATCCAGGCCGCCGTCATCCATTGCCGCGACGAGGTTGGCCAGGTAGGCCTGCCGGCCGTCGTTCTCCGCGTAGTCCGGACAGGGTTCGTCCCAGTCGGACGGGTGTGCGTCGAGCGGCGCCCCCTCGTTCCGCCGCAGCGAAGCCTGCGCATAATCCGAGTACCGTCCGTCCTCCAATACCTCGAGGACGTCGGTCATTGGCGCCGCCGGGCCCAGCGATTGCAGGTAGACCCACATGTCATAGCGGAAGCGGCGGCAGAACATCCCCTCTCGTCCCAGCTCCGCGGCGACGTCGAAGTCGAAGGGGTCGATCACCTCCGCTCCGAGCGCCCGCAGATCGTCGATGGCCGCGTCGAAGAGCGCGAGAATCTCCCCGTCGGTCTCCTCGGGATCCGCCAGCGCGCGCAGGACGCCGATCCTCGCCCCGCGCGCCCCGTCGGCGTCCAGGAAGGCCGTGTAGTCCTCTTCCTCGCGGCCACGCCCCGCTTCCGTGTACGGATCCGCGGGATCGTAGCCGGCCACGACGTTGAATACGCGTGCGACATCCTCAACGGTCCGGCCCATCGGACCCGCGATATCGCGGTCAAAGGAGAGGGGGATGACCCCGTCGCGGCTCGTGAGGCCGATGGTCGAACGGATCCCGACCAGGGCGAGGTGGGAGCTGGGTCCGCGGATCGAGTTGCCGGTGTCGCTCCCCAGCCCGATGACGCCGAACGATGCGGCGACGCCGGAGGCCGTTCCGCCGCTGGATCCGGCCGGGACGCGGTCGAGCGCGTAGGCGTTGCGCGTCGTGTCGAAGGAGGAACTGACGGACTGGCGCGGACTGAACGCCCATTCCGCCATGTTCGTCTTGGCGATCACGATCGCGCCGGCCTCGCGGATCTGCCGCACCATGAAGGCGTCGTCGGGCGGCAGGTTGTCCGCGAGGGCGATGGACCCTCCGGTCGTGACCATGTCGTGCGTGTCGAAGTTGTCCTTGACCAGCATCGGGACGCAGAACAGCGGTCCCGTCGTCTCGCCGGCGGCCAGCGCCGCGTCGAGCCGGTCCGCGCGCTCGAGAGCCAGCGGGTTGAGCACGGTGATCGCATTGATCGCGTCCTCGTACGCCGCGATCCGGGCGAGATGCCGCTCCACGACCTCGCGACAGGTCGTCGTCCCATCGCGGATCGCCGC includes these proteins:
- a CDS encoding amidase family protein produces the protein MRRRPGITDGLHRKRHAIPVLLSATLAIAGAACNPGPDAGSAAAFPVVEAMIGDVQAAIRDGTTTCREVVERHLARIAAYEDAINAITVLNPLALERADRLDAALAAGETTGPLFCVPMLVKDNFDTHDMVTTGGSIALADNLPPDDAFMVRQIREAGAIVIAKTNMAEWAFSPRQSVSSSFDTTRNAYALDRVPAGSSGGTASGVAASFGVIGLGSDTGNSIRGPSSHLALVGIRSTIGLTSRDGVIPLSFDRDIAGPMGRTVEDVARVFNVVAGYDPADPYTEAGRGREEEDYTAFLDADGARGARIGVLRALADPEETDGEILALFDAAIDDLRALGAEVIDPFDFDVAAELGREGMFCRRFRYDMWVYLQSLGPAAPMTDVLEVLEDGRYSDYAQASLRRNEGAPLDAHPSDWDEPCPDYAENDGRQAYLANLVAAMDDGGLDAVVYPSWLCVPAHIDRGDEEYCGDNSQRVAPATGMPAITVPMGFMYDRLPAGLQILARPYDEGRLFRLAYGYEQATRHRRPPDGFPEIR
- a CDS encoding TonB-dependent receptor, whose product is MIEPIAKGKSMFRTLGTSAVAALAIAWPSAAAAQEGAIGGTVTDENGLALPTVSVTATGPALGGETRTALSSEEGVYAVTGLPAGSYSLRFVYPGFTIETRTGVEVTAGERIVVDVELVSLRTVTLAELTAVVTGTNFEAPPINLPYAVDVTSRETLQEEGSPLVVDFFKRLGANHGSLGERNSWYNRSGALIPESVASVNLRGLGASRTLVLLNGRRQVYTPSRLPGGRFVDVNAFPSIALDRIEVLKEGASAIYGSDAVAGVANFVTRRDFEGFEVTAAHDYFSGAGDSNAAAIWGGNLGGSTNVVLSAEWAARRELMPQERDWGLRPYPGPGGGGWSYYGNPGAFLMPSLTGNETPGEFVSTLINSQFGANPSLFVDPECENFGGVDEGVTCRFRYQPYDNLVDAQTHVRAFGELNTELGTGTTLHLEGLWAEATIPNWRTTPSFPPISLYDGNQIVPSANPGRQAFCAANAAHAGFASAADCLENDWYFYGRLVGNSGPGRTLHRSSRTQRIAASLDRYFEATDGHLDISVSYSRATGNVNQPAEYAYRKHLAFRGFGGPNCGVDVVVDPTSPSGMSLGPTGGAVAGQGDCMFYNPFSNAIQRAEQPGTRYTGTDNPGYVAGGANSAELIDWINEEVDLFNTADLFVAEATFTGQFTEALGYALGYQFRRFDVTGSPNDPGNQAINPCQVPGDRTCLEQAGPFTFTTGFFPYEDGQTVHRIYGEIPLSFGDRLDVQVAANYEFHDVASSFDPKLSLRLKLSESADHQLSLRGSLQSTFRVPSVDDVNTDQITALEYVQEVDVYKAVDTFGNTDLAPERALTGNAGLIFFHFPSRLQATFDYWTYDFRDVINVIPHSSITRLYHEGGASRAAVQEFVKCPDGWNTGTCDSALIERIRIDLINWPGMQTSGFDWSLYTRRTLGNGELSVGIDGTYTRTYDIKALQLNNVELVGATEGAGKLNRFNPLAWPLPQWKWSASVGYHRERYSAIANINYISSYEDDLNAGDPTYAHRVVDAFGTFDATLMMRLTDSIDAFVTGFNLFDSAPPLVNQEGSYDGLTHDPKGRRIKAGMTYTIN
- a CDS encoding DUF1460 domain-containing protein — encoded protein: MRWRSVFTLAKVVACILATVAVIAALAWSQAQPSTSTVVDETTGVGTASSAPAGRSAWAPEDWAIFEEKVRLAAERGLAEMDLGDAIVQLAETFVGTTYEPGTLEVSGPERLVINFRELDCVTLVETVLALTRFVREQGVEALADPPGAQAGYEAHLTALRYRGGRLDGYPSRLHYFSEWLADNEARGIVRITTGELDPALDPEPVNFMSRHPEAYRQLAEPGVLRDIAATEARLDEGPGREYVPQDRIARVAGRIRNGDVIAATSTVEGLDVAHTGFAVWRDGALHLLHAPLVGRSVEISERPLAERILSIDSQDGIMVARPAEPPRE